A window of Scophthalmus maximus strain ysfricsl-2021 chromosome 4, ASM2237912v1, whole genome shotgun sequence genomic DNA:
CAAAATTAAGAACAGTGTGTTCATGTTATAATGTGTGTATACACAACCAAATGtataatgtgtaatgtgtgtataAACACATTATTCACTAATGTTATAATGTGTAACAAACATGCATGCATTGTAACAGAAAaggatatgatatgataagtACATTGATTATAGTTCATGTTTCCACTCACTATTTTGAATAGGATGAATGGAGGAGTAACAGCCCAAACAAACTGCAGTGGTTTTTACTAAATACAAACTGTATAAATATACGAAAAACACGTTTTTAACATCACATCATTGGTCCAGAACTATTTCTGTGCCCTGACATTAGTATCTAaaaagcactttgaaaacattcaGTATGGTAGACCTAATGTAGACGAGTCGGCATCTAGTTTTCCCTGTCGATGAACTGCAGGTGAATGGGAGCAGCGGGGCAGAGTAGGCCGTGGGTTTTCGCGTTGACGTCAGCAGTGAGGGGAGACTGGCAAATGCGGAACCTTTGAATGAGCTgcacaaagagcaaaaacacagaggtgtcCATCATATTGTGTAACCTGTTTTTATGGTGACACATTTATCTGTGAGTACATCGGTATGACTGAAGATGCTTCGTGGCACAGCAGGGAACTCAAACATCCGGAAATGGTCAGAGCCATTTGTTTCCACTGTTCTTATTATGATGATTcaaggcttttatttttatttgttgttgaaaGTGTATGAGCAGCATTCTGGACGTAATTTATACTGTATCCCTTTATGGTGTCTTTTGGGGTTGAGCACACTTGTATGCATGAcacaaaaaccccccaaaaatatgaattgcTATAAGTTAATGTATTTATAGTCTTTATGTCTGAAGACAAAATTTTGAATGTGCGTGCACCCAAGAGTGGGTATCTCCCCTACCCTCGTGAGGGCTAGATGCATCTCCAGCTCGGCTATTCTCCTGCCGATGCAGCTCCGGATGCCGTAGCCAAAGGGAATCGAGCCAAAGTTGTCGACGCGATCGGTGTAGTCTTTCCGAATCCAGCGTTGTGGACAGAAGTCTAACGCATCGGCAAAGCTCTCTTCCTCCAAAGATGTGCTGTAGTGACACAGGGCCAGCTGAGTCTAcgcacagaaggaaaaaaaattgccagtgGTGTAATGAAAACTGCTGGGCCATTgtacagcagagagaaagagactgatGTATGAGTAATGCAAGGTCGTGTTACATCTGGTTCCACTGAAATGCTTTTGGCTCACTCTTATggcaatactttttttttttctgcatgcacaaacacactccagaAGGCTCGCATCTATTATGTCTCTATCAGGCTTACCCCTTTGGGGATGAAGTATCCACCCACCACCAAGTCATCCTGGGTAATCCGTCCGTTGCCTGGGAGAACCGGAAACAGCCTGCCCCCAGGGAGGAATGGACAAAGACTTATTCAACAGCACTGCACATTgaaaaacagcataaaagaTATGCACGCGAACTTGCGGACCAAAGGCAGGGACAGATTCTCAAAGTGGATTAAAACTGTAGACAAACCAACTTAACTAACGAGAAAACAGCAAgagaattaaagaaataaaataaacgtgACAGTTAAAAAAGTCGCCGCAGTCTCCACCTGAGAGTCTCTTTGACCAGCCCTTTGATAAGAGGCATATGCTGGATATCTTCAGCTGTGGCCACTGCTCCAGGTCCCAGAGTCCTCGTCACCTCCGTATAGATCTGCTGCTGTACATGAGGGTGACGTGCCAACAGGTAGCTGGCCCACGAAAGAGTGAAGGAGGTCTAGGGGGATAGAAGAAAGGggtatattttcataaaaagcaGTAGTACAAGATGAGTACAGTTCTTTAGCTTTTCCACTAAATCCCTGCAGAGATGTGGCCTTTGCGGATGTTTTGCAACAGGTTTGACTTTGCCTGCAGCTCAAGCTGATACAAGAGTTTTTCCGCTGTGTTGCATAAGTGTTGGGAAACAGCGAGGGGCTTTGAGGGAGAGGGGGCTGATTCCACGTGCTGAGAAGACGCTCTGGTCCCGTCCTCCAGCTGCAATCTCAGCCCTTTATCCCGAGGTGTTACATCACCGGTACTCGTCTACTCTCATTCAATTATAACTTGATTACATCCACTCAGCTGCGTCACATGGGGATTCCTTCGTTAAACCGATGTATCCACTCGCAGCTTGGACTCCCTCTCCCGGCACTTCCGACACATCTCGTGCTTTCCCCCTTCTCATTGGACACGCCCtgactatttttcttttcctctttccttcattTCACCCGACCTGCTCATTTCAGTCACCCCCCTGTTCTCAATTGACCTTCCTTTTCTCTGACTCACTTTGCTGACATTTAAATTTCACTGACGTGGGCAGATTGgaaaatgatatgaaaatggTTGACACCTTTCCTGTGTTTACACAATCTTTAAACACTGTACTATGTCTCATTGTCCAAGCGCACATCTTATTTAGTTTTCCTGCTATCCTGTCTATCGTTCCTCTTCAGTTTTCCACCCATGCATTTAATGACATACGGATATCAGAGCAAACGTCAAACTGAATAGAGCTCAGTGTATCGTCCCTTGTATATGCCCCACCGTCCTTTTCGCTGTCGCGTCCTCTACCTCCCTCTTCCCCTACTCTTCCTCAGActcccccctcccgctctctcgtctccctctccccatctTACCAACTTGCTCCTGATTAACCCCAGCTGGCACAGACGCCGGCAACACCTCGGACAAAGCCCGACAGGAATCATATGACAAAAGCTCATCCGAACACAGCTCTACGGGGCTCGGgcctctcccctccatccccaCACATCATCCATTGTACACCCAAAtctttttgtcctcctccttccccacTCCAATCCCCCAATCATTGCTTTTTCATCACGGCGTCCCTCCACCTCAGGCCCACAACCATCACTCGTGGCCCTCGTCTCACCTCTGCCCAGACTGTGCTATAACTCTGGCTGTGGCTAACATGTCTTGACAGCTCCTGTGTGTGCTGAGCAAAGGCAAATGCACCAAGGGGTCAGGTAGTGGCTCAGCGAAGTCCACCCCCTACCAGGACGTGGCCGTTGCAACAAGTTcaacgaaaacacacacacaccctttcatCCCATGGCCCCTAGCTCAGCACAAAACACTCCACACCCATAATTCTTATTAATCTGACAGTACCCCAAACAAATTAGGCAGCAACTGCCCACTTGTGCTCACAGTAACGCGTGAAGTGTGAAACAGCTGGATGATCTTTCTTAGCGGGTACTGTGCATTAGCAGGCAACATTTTGACTGAACATTTTCAggttaatttaaaatatgttccACTCCAGTTGAACTGTGTCGAGTGGGTGTGAGGAGACAGACCGAGGCGCTGGCCACGAAAAAGTAACATCCTGGGTCCAAATCTGACGCAGGACCTTTGATGTAAGCCATGTGATGTTTCTTCTCCCTTCCAGTGTTTGCCCTCTCTGCAGTCTTTCATCTGCCAATTAAAAAGGTAAAAGATTTCCACAAGAAATGGTTCTCCAATAACAGCCTTAATGATTCGCAAGCGTTATTCAATTAAATTCCAATATGGAAACCGGTGAACGCACGAAACAGATGtgttgtagaagaagaaaaacacaaagcccTCCTATGTAGATCCTACGGACAAATGACGCGAAACTAAATATGAGTGAGAACAAGTTTGCCAGAGGGATACTGTGTAACACCCCGATTCACTGCTCTGACCTGACGCTGGCACCGCTACACAGGCACGGATGTGGCGCCAGAAACCCAACCCTTGAAACTCAACActgactcagacacacacacagacagacacacacacacacacacacacacacacacacacacacacacgtgcgacTCCCAGTCCGCCTAAACACACCCCGCAAAGACCTCTCTGCACATATCCCATAACACacttctgcacaaacacaggcgcgcacacacacacaccgtgtcgACCCCGGCCAGCAGCATCTCCGTTACGTTGGCGTAGATCTCCTCCACACTCATCTCCTTGGCGATGAGCATGTGAGTGAGCAGTCCCCCCTTCACGTCCTCTCCCTGCTCCAGCTGGGTCTTGATATCTCGGAGTCTCTTGTCAACGTGAATAAGGCCTGGGATCCCACCgggacagaggagaaggagggatgaatgaaaaggggagggggattgttaggaggaggtgagggaggatagagaagaaaaggaaagagagaagagagaacggGTTATGTAACAGTGGGACCCCACACTCCCACAGTTCCTTCGGTTCAGCAGTAGAGATTTATATGCAAATCAACATTCCTTTCTATTAATGCCAGGCACATTGACCAGACCCTTGCTTTGCCATCTGTAGTTTAAGAAGTACAACTGAGAAAGCGTTATCTAACATGTTTACACtctgcagacattttacagTGATTTTAAAAACGCATCAACTCTTTGCACTGGAGAGAGCCATTCAGGAATCCTGTGGTACAAGTGGTGATTTTCATTTGGTACTTgaggcaacccccccccaaaaaactttttaaagtcaaaacttcaaacaggaaaacaaacagggtCACTACAGCAGTTTTACAGATTAAGCTCAGTTCATTTGGTGATCAACAGTTGTATAATGACTTCTGAGGCTCTGGTGAAGCTTGGTCGAGAGTTGATGAGGGTTTATTGGATCATTTGTGCGAGGGGACTACAAATTCGTAACAAAAGCCTTCATAGCATGCACCGTTTTTGGAGCTCGACCCTTACTTGGGACTATACGTCTCTCAGCCTCCTCTgcatcagtttttctttttaaaatctgtctctTGCCAGTCTTGAAGTGCGGTGCTCAATCGCTGAAATATCCTTTCCAATCTGAACGCCCTGTAGTCCAGGTACTGGGCCCCATGTGGTTGAAAGGATCATATGCCGTAGTCTACTCACTGAACTTGAAGAGGCCATCCCAGGAGCTACAGAACTCCAGCCACGGTTTGGGAATGATCAGTCGGAGCCACTTGGGGATCGCCCCGGCATACATGGTTGTCTTGAAGGAGCTGAACATGAGGTTCAGTGCATCGATGTAGTCTTGCGTTTCCTTGGGAATCTCATTTTCCAAACAGCCAAGTCGGCACTCGTACAAAATGGCCGCCACGCCTGTAAAGACAAAGGGCAAGGAAGAAGTTATTTCAAGGAAAGCTGCAACAAGGATTCCTTACcccatcatttgttttttatgcccGAGTAACTAGAAATAGAAACGTGAGGACATCAATGGTTTGTACATTTTAGTATCCTGGCAACTTCTTTCGTTGGGACAAATCGACATTAGAGACGCTTTGGATcgtttgtgtattttcatttgtcctgtccattttctcttttccattaCCCATTTCTGTCCTCTCCGATAGCTTCACTGAACTCCGACTGCACTACCACTTTTCACAATCCATCCTGCCCCAGTTTTCAGTTCGTTCACCAAACTTCGCAGGATCTTTACCAACCTTCCATGGCATATTTGAAGAAGAGGTCATTCACGTTGAGGACAGTTGCTCCATCAGACTCCTCTGCGCGCAGAGCACAAACTCTGTTGATCAGGTCATCCACCACTTTGTTCACATCGTCAGTGAACACCGCCACGTCACGGGGACGCATGATGAGCTGCCTGAGCACGCTCCGCATCTTCAGCCACTCTTCTCCCTCACTGGAGAAAAGGGGACAAGGTCTCAGATTCCCGTTCCCATGTGTTCTCTTATTTCAAAACGGAGAATTCATAGACGTGTAGAGTTACATCAGGGATGAAAGTGGTGAAGCTGTTGAAAAACTTAAAGCACTGATGATAAATGGGGAAGCACAATATCTCAGAGGTTATAGATACATATGCTGACTATTGAGAATTAGAAGAACCAGAGGTGAGCTGATCCTGGAAATGTGGCCCAGACACACAGTTTTGTGCTGTGCCATCTACACATGTGGAAGCTCCATAATCATTTCTTTCAATCAGACTCAAAGATCAAAAAGGCCGCAGGAGACTCACGCTGAGATGAGGCCAGTGGCTCGGCCTCTCATGTCTCTGTATTCCTTCCAGGACTCCATGTTGGCTCTCTGAGGGGCCGTGCCCTCGGCCCTCAGCACCTGAGCCACCAGGTCCCGGTCTGCGATTGAGACCACCAGCTGGGGCCCAAAGCGGGACTTGAAGATTTTTCCATACTTCTTTCTGTGCTCCAGCTGTAGAGCAGTAGAGAAATTTCAGTGGACATGTGTCTTACTTTACGTGAGTTTGACCTAAATGGCTTttggaaatggggaaaaaaaaaaattcagcatcGATTTCACTGacccaactttaaaaaaaataaataaatatatcaaaatgtaattatgaaGATATACTGTGAGATTTACTCCAGGTTTTAGCTAAGAAAGGCGAATGTGTTTTAAATCTCTAAATACTTAATCCTATTTGATCGGATTACTGCAAACTAATTAAGTTAACACGGCACAGTTGAGCGGAGAAATACAGTTCATGCCAACGGTGTCAAAAACCAGTCTGTGACAACAACCTTATCTTAATTTCACCCACCATCCAAAAAATAGGCTACCTTTATTTTTCTGACTGTTACCAGTAacagtgatttttttatattttactaaTGTACACTATTTCCATATTATTGAGGAAGACTGCTGATGTGCCACGATATGTTTTTTGGTTTGAGCCAGTCTTGActtttaaaatacagttttatggGGAAACTCTTTTAGAAATACAGTAGAACGTGTGTTGATAAGCAACTGTCCAACTATTAACATCAAATgaaggtgttaaaaaaaagggctaAACATAGTGAAATGACTTCTACTTTTACATGACAGTACGGTGGCTTGATTAaatttacaaacaaacacagacacaaaaatccCCTGAACAACAATGGGTAAGGGAGACAAGGAGCGCTAATTACATTTGCATATCAACAATTAAGGAAATATGGGATGAGGGGTGTCATCACCTGACTTTCTTACAAAAGACTGGGTGTATGAGTTTGTATTAGGTTTCATAAGATTCAGTTTTAAGACTAAGTGACCATCAGGTCTGGGTGATGAATATATATCCATTGTGTCGGCAACAAGACAGAAGTTTAGTTTGAAATCCTAATGactaattttcacattttccactttttaatttttgaacACTCCAAAGACTCCAGAAACCAAAGAACTTTATAACAAGATCCTCTTCTGCATGtcgtgagggggggggggggctatcaGGGTATTAACTGACTCCCTCTACAAAATTCCACGTATTGGAGTGGAACGTTAGCCCAGACCGAACCCCTGGTGCACTTTTACGCAACGGCCTGTGCCATTTTACGCATCGGATTTGGCAGACGCCTAGAACACAcgaaaagaaataaagcacaCAGGGGGGCACCATTACCTGGATTTCGTGAATTCTGCTAAACCCGTCTCTCCAGAAGAACTCGACCAGGTTGGACACGGTGCTCGGTCCGGGCATCTCGTTCAGGGTCTTGACTGTGCCGACGTCCTCCGGTGTGATCAGCCTCTGGGGCATGGTCTCCTCTTGGGCCGCGGAGACCCCCAAAGCCTCGCTGGCCGCCGACTTGTGCAAAGCGCGCAGAGCGGAAAACAGCTGCACATTCAGCCGGTCGCCTCGAACGCTCCTCCAGGATGCCGCCCTGAGATGATTCAGCAGTGCCATTATTACAATGccttgtttggggttttttggtgGCGTTTACCTGCGCGCAATGAAAAGTGAAGATTTATctcgttttgtttttgcaaagtcGAGAAGCGCAAGAGTTCAGTGCTGCAGATGCATGTTCCCTGCACGTGTGCGAGCAGCCCTCCCTGTGCGTTTCGGCACAGGAGTTGGGTGTTTTATCGAGTGTCGCTTTTGAATCGTGGCTTGTACAACCGCAGACGTGGAAGAGGATTGGATGTTCGCTCCAACAGAAGGGAGGGATGTCTCTTTATTCGGGTGTGGGCGTTTCtcccccccttaaaaaaaaaatagctgttgGGTTCATTCTTTCAGTGCATTACAACGTGAAAGTGCCACAGTTATG
This region includes:
- the LOC118302790 gene encoding cytochrome P450 27C1; this encodes MALLNHLRAASWRSVRGDRLNVQLFSALRALHKSAASEALGVSAAQEETMPQRLITPEDVGTVKTLNEMPGPSTVSNLVEFFWRDGFSRIHEIQLEHRKKYGKIFKSRFGPQLVVSIADRDLVAQVLRAEGTAPQRANMESWKEYRDMRGRATGLISAEGEEWLKMRSVLRQLIMRPRDVAVFTDDVNKVVDDLINRVCALRAEESDGATVLNVNDLFFKYAMEGVAAILYECRLGCLENEIPKETQDYIDALNLMFSSFKTTMYAGAIPKWLRLIIPKPWLEFCSSWDGLFKFSLIHVDKRLRDIKTQLEQGEDVKGGLLTHMLIAKEMSVEEIYANVTEMLLAGVDTTSFTLSWASYLLARHPHVQQQIYTEVTRTLGPGAVATAEDIQHMPLIKGLVKETLRLFPVLPGNGRITQDDLVVGGYFIPKGTQLALCHYSTSLEEESFADALDFCPQRWIRKDYTDRVDNFGSIPFGYGIRSCIGRRIAELEMHLALTRLIQRFRICQSPLTADVNAKTHGLLCPAAPIHLQFIDREN